A genomic region of Castor canadensis chromosome 16, mCasCan1.hap1v2, whole genome shotgun sequence contains the following coding sequences:
- the Znf235 gene encoding zinc finger protein 235 isoform X2 — MCRLPRTLPFSRSKRRTMTKVQEVVTFKEVVTFKDVAVVFTKEELGLLDAAQRRLYRDVMLENLRNLLSVGHQSFKPDMISQLEREEKLWMKEIQTQAGRCSGDGSQRKMESLCKAGFRCLSLGEFSCWQMKRHVVNKLTRSRDSIMNIQGKSSLFPKQCAGAEECIALVDDSSLVTLRGAHSNIEEDQELLTGRVQSSWSKTCLSETQNHQTNCRQTHMKNKLCLFAPRVDVLSCISHPGDKTTRGRDAAHSNRDCGKDTFKASPPTRCHIYTGQKASPCGDCEDAFSNSPRLELHQEAHTGKKSPTRSTHEEDPNYTSGIPVQQNVRPGKKRYWCHECGKGFSQSSNLQTHQRVHTGEKPYTCPECGKSFNQSSHLYAHLPIHTGEKPYRCESCGKGFSRSTDLNIHCRVHTGEKPYKCEVCGKGFTQRSHLQAHERIHTGEKPYKCGDCGKRFSCSSNLHTHQRVHTEERPYKCGECGKCFSLSFNLHSHQRVHTGEKPYRCEECGKGFSSASSFQSHQRVHTGEKPFRCSVCGKGFSQSSYFQAHQRVHTGEKPYKCEVCGKRFNWSLNLHNHQRVHTGEKPYKCEACGKSFSQASNLQAHQSVHTGEKPFKCDACQKRFSQASHLQAHQRVHTGEKPYKCDTCGKAFSQRSNLQVHQIIHTGEKPFKCEECGKEFSWSAGLSAHQRVHTGEKPYTCQQCGKGFSQASHFHTHQRVHTGERPYICNICCKGFSQRSHLVYHQRVHAGGNL, encoded by the exons ATG TGTCGCCTCCCCAGAACGCTGCCCTTTTCCAGAAGCAAGAGGAGAACAATGACCAAGGTCCAG GAGGTGGTGACATTCAAGGAGGTGGTGACATTCAAAGATGTGGCTGTGGTCTTCACCAAGGAGGAGCTGGGGCTGCTGGACGCTGCCCAGAGAAGGCTGTACCGTGACGTGATGCTGGAGAACTTGAGGAACCTGCTCTCAGTGG GACATCAGTCCTTCAAACCAGACATGATATCCCAGTTGGAGAGGGAGGAAAAGCTTTGGATGAAGGAGATCCAAACCCAGGCAGGTAGGTGCTCAG GTGATGGGAGTCAGCGCAAGATGGAGTCTCTTTGCAAAGCAGGATTCAGGTGCCTTTCGCTGGGAGAGTTTTCATGCTGGCAGATGAAGAGGCATGTTGTAAACAAGCTCACCAGAAGTCGAGACTCCATAATGAATATCCAGGGAAAGAGTTCTCTGTTCCCCAAGCAGTGTGCGGGAGCAGAAGAATGTATTGCACTTGTAGATGACAGCAGCCTCGTGACTCTCAGAGGAGCACATTCCAATATTGAAGAAGATCAAGAACTTCTAACTGGAAGAGTTCAGAGTTCTTGGAGTAAAACTTgcctcagtgagactcagaacCATCAGACAAATTGTAGGCAGACTCACATGAAGAACAAATTATGTCTCTTTGCTCCACGTGTTGATGTTTTAAGTTGCATTTCACACCCTGGTGATAAGACAACAAGAGGAAGAGACGCAGCTCACAGCAACAGAGATTGTGGTAAAGACACCTTCAAGGCTTCCCCTCCTACCCGGTGTCACATTTACACAGGACAGAAAGCCTCCCCATGTGGCGACTGTGAAGACGCCTTCAGCAATAGCCCCAGGCTTGAACTACATCAGGAGGCGCACACAGGGAAGAAGTCCCCCACACGCAGTACCCATGAGGAGGACCCCAATTACACCTCGGGGATTCCTGTGCAACAAAATGTTCGCCCAGGAAAAAAGCGCTATTGGTGCCATGAGTGTGGCAAGGGTTTCAGTCAGAGCTCAAACCTGCAGACTCATCAGAGAGTCcatactggggagaagccctatacGTGCCCTGAGTGTGGGAAGAGCTTCAATCAGAGCTCACACCTATATGCTCACCTGCCTattcacacaggagagaagccctataGGTGTGAAAGCTGTGGGAAGGGCTTCAGCCGTAGCACGGATCTGAACATCCACTGCAGAgtgcacactggggagaagccttaCAAGTGCGAGGTGTGCGGGAAGGGCTTCACGCAGAGGTCACACCTTCAGGCCCATGAGAGAATCCACACAGGGGAGAAGCCATATAAATGTGGGGACTGTGGGAAGCGCTTCAGTTGTAGTTCGAACCTTCACACTCATCAGAGGGTGCACACTGAAGAAAGGCCCTACAAATGTGGGGAGTGTGGGAAATGCTTCAGCTTGAGCTTTAACCTTCACAGCCACCAGCGCgtccacacaggagagaaaccgtACAGATGCGAGGAGTGTGGGAAGGGCTTCAGTTCAGCCTCGAGTTTCCAGAGCCATCAGAGGGTCCACACAGGGGAAAAGCCGTTTCGATGCAGTGTGTGTGGGAAGGGCTTCAGTCAGAGCTCCTATTTTCAAGCCCATCAACGAGTTCACACCggagaaaaaccatacaaatgtGAAGTGTGTGGGAAGCGCTTCAACTGGAGCCTGAATCTCCACAACCACCAGAGAGTCCACACCGGGGAGAAGCCCTATAAGTGTGAGGCCTGCGGGAAGAGCTTCAGTCAGGCCTCCAATCTGCAAGCCCACCAGAGCGTCCACACGGGGGAAAAACCCTTCAAATGTGATGCCTGCCAGAAACGGTTCAGTCAGGCCTCCCACCTTCAGGCCCACCAGAGAGtccatactggagagaaaccctacaaaTGTGATacatgtgggaaagccttcagccaGCGGTCGAATCTTCAGGTTCATCAGATCATCCACACTGGTGAAAAGCCGTTCAAGTGTGAGGAGTGTGGGAAGGAATTCAGCTGGAGCGCAGGTCTCAGTGCACATCAGCGGGTCCACACGGGAGAGAAACCCTACACATGTCAGCAGTGTGGGAAGGGCTTCAGTCAGGCCTCGCACTTCCACACCCATCAAAGGGTCCACACTGGAGAGAGGCCCTACATCTGCAACATCTGTTGTAAGGGCTTCAGTCAGAGGTCACATCTTGTCTACCATCAGAGGGTCCACGCAGGAGGGAATTTGTAG
- the Znf235 gene encoding zinc finger protein 235 isoform X9, whose product MTSTSSYTYWKINVSPPQNAALFQKQEENNDQGPGDGSQRKMESLCKAGFRCLSLGEFSCWQMKRHVVNKLTRSRDSIMNIQGKSSLFPKQCAGAEECIALVDDSSLVTLRGAHSNIEEDQELLTGRVQSSWSKTCLSETQNHQTNCRQTHMKNKLCLFAPRVDVLSCISHPGDKTTRGRDAAHSNRDCGKDTFKASPPTRCHIYTGQKASPCGDCEDAFSNSPRLELHQEAHTGKKSPTRSTHEEDPNYTSGIPVQQNVRPGKKRYWCHECGKGFSQSSNLQTHQRVHTGEKPYTCPECGKSFNQSSHLYAHLPIHTGEKPYRCESCGKGFSRSTDLNIHCRVHTGEKPYKCEVCGKGFTQRSHLQAHERIHTGEKPYKCGDCGKRFSCSSNLHTHQRVHTEERPYKCGECGKCFSLSFNLHSHQRVHTGEKPYRCEECGKGFSSASSFQSHQRVHTGEKPFRCSVCGKGFSQSSYFQAHQRVHTGEKPYKCEVCGKRFNWSLNLHNHQRVHTGEKPYKCEACGKSFSQASNLQAHQSVHTGEKPFKCDACQKRFSQASHLQAHQRVHTGEKPYKCDTCGKAFSQRSNLQVHQIIHTGEKPFKCEECGKEFSWSAGLSAHQRVHTGEKPYTCQQCGKGFSQASHFHTHQRVHTGERPYICNICCKGFSQRSHLVYHQRVHAGGNL is encoded by the exons ATGACATCTACAAGCAGTTATACTTACTGGAAAATCAATG TGTCGCCTCCCCAGAACGCTGCCCTTTTCCAGAAGCAAGAGGAGAACAATGACCAAGGTCCAG GTGATGGGAGTCAGCGCAAGATGGAGTCTCTTTGCAAAGCAGGATTCAGGTGCCTTTCGCTGGGAGAGTTTTCATGCTGGCAGATGAAGAGGCATGTTGTAAACAAGCTCACCAGAAGTCGAGACTCCATAATGAATATCCAGGGAAAGAGTTCTCTGTTCCCCAAGCAGTGTGCGGGAGCAGAAGAATGTATTGCACTTGTAGATGACAGCAGCCTCGTGACTCTCAGAGGAGCACATTCCAATATTGAAGAAGATCAAGAACTTCTAACTGGAAGAGTTCAGAGTTCTTGGAGTAAAACTTgcctcagtgagactcagaacCATCAGACAAATTGTAGGCAGACTCACATGAAGAACAAATTATGTCTCTTTGCTCCACGTGTTGATGTTTTAAGTTGCATTTCACACCCTGGTGATAAGACAACAAGAGGAAGAGACGCAGCTCACAGCAACAGAGATTGTGGTAAAGACACCTTCAAGGCTTCCCCTCCTACCCGGTGTCACATTTACACAGGACAGAAAGCCTCCCCATGTGGCGACTGTGAAGACGCCTTCAGCAATAGCCCCAGGCTTGAACTACATCAGGAGGCGCACACAGGGAAGAAGTCCCCCACACGCAGTACCCATGAGGAGGACCCCAATTACACCTCGGGGATTCCTGTGCAACAAAATGTTCGCCCAGGAAAAAAGCGCTATTGGTGCCATGAGTGTGGCAAGGGTTTCAGTCAGAGCTCAAACCTGCAGACTCATCAGAGAGTCcatactggggagaagccctatacGTGCCCTGAGTGTGGGAAGAGCTTCAATCAGAGCTCACACCTATATGCTCACCTGCCTattcacacaggagagaagccctataGGTGTGAAAGCTGTGGGAAGGGCTTCAGCCGTAGCACGGATCTGAACATCCACTGCAGAgtgcacactggggagaagccttaCAAGTGCGAGGTGTGCGGGAAGGGCTTCACGCAGAGGTCACACCTTCAGGCCCATGAGAGAATCCACACAGGGGAGAAGCCATATAAATGTGGGGACTGTGGGAAGCGCTTCAGTTGTAGTTCGAACCTTCACACTCATCAGAGGGTGCACACTGAAGAAAGGCCCTACAAATGTGGGGAGTGTGGGAAATGCTTCAGCTTGAGCTTTAACCTTCACAGCCACCAGCGCgtccacacaggagagaaaccgtACAGATGCGAGGAGTGTGGGAAGGGCTTCAGTTCAGCCTCGAGTTTCCAGAGCCATCAGAGGGTCCACACAGGGGAAAAGCCGTTTCGATGCAGTGTGTGTGGGAAGGGCTTCAGTCAGAGCTCCTATTTTCAAGCCCATCAACGAGTTCACACCggagaaaaaccatacaaatgtGAAGTGTGTGGGAAGCGCTTCAACTGGAGCCTGAATCTCCACAACCACCAGAGAGTCCACACCGGGGAGAAGCCCTATAAGTGTGAGGCCTGCGGGAAGAGCTTCAGTCAGGCCTCCAATCTGCAAGCCCACCAGAGCGTCCACACGGGGGAAAAACCCTTCAAATGTGATGCCTGCCAGAAACGGTTCAGTCAGGCCTCCCACCTTCAGGCCCACCAGAGAGtccatactggagagaaaccctacaaaTGTGATacatgtgggaaagccttcagccaGCGGTCGAATCTTCAGGTTCATCAGATCATCCACACTGGTGAAAAGCCGTTCAAGTGTGAGGAGTGTGGGAAGGAATTCAGCTGGAGCGCAGGTCTCAGTGCACATCAGCGGGTCCACACGGGAGAGAAACCCTACACATGTCAGCAGTGTGGGAAGGGCTTCAGTCAGGCCTCGCACTTCCACACCCATCAAAGGGTCCACACTGGAGAGAGGCCCTACATCTGCAACATCTGTTGTAAGGGCTTCAGTCAGAGGTCACATCTTGTCTACCATCAGAGGGTCCACGCAGGAGGGAATTTGTAG
- the Znf235 gene encoding zinc finger protein 235 isoform X3: protein MFNCRLPRTLPFSRSKRRTMTKVQEVVTFKEVVTFKDVAVVFTKEELGLLDAAQRRLYRDVMLENLRNLLSVGHQSFKPDMISQLEREEKLWMKEIQTQAGDGSQRKMESLCKAGFRCLSLGEFSCWQMKRHVVNKLTRSRDSIMNIQGKSSLFPKQCAGAEECIALVDDSSLVTLRGAHSNIEEDQELLTGRVQSSWSKTCLSETQNHQTNCRQTHMKNKLCLFAPRVDVLSCISHPGDKTTRGRDAAHSNRDCGKDTFKASPPTRCHIYTGQKASPCGDCEDAFSNSPRLELHQEAHTGKKSPTRSTHEEDPNYTSGIPVQQNVRPGKKRYWCHECGKGFSQSSNLQTHQRVHTGEKPYTCPECGKSFNQSSHLYAHLPIHTGEKPYRCESCGKGFSRSTDLNIHCRVHTGEKPYKCEVCGKGFTQRSHLQAHERIHTGEKPYKCGDCGKRFSCSSNLHTHQRVHTEERPYKCGECGKCFSLSFNLHSHQRVHTGEKPYRCEECGKGFSSASSFQSHQRVHTGEKPFRCSVCGKGFSQSSYFQAHQRVHTGEKPYKCEVCGKRFNWSLNLHNHQRVHTGEKPYKCEACGKSFSQASNLQAHQSVHTGEKPFKCDACQKRFSQASHLQAHQRVHTGEKPYKCDTCGKAFSQRSNLQVHQIIHTGEKPFKCEECGKEFSWSAGLSAHQRVHTGEKPYTCQQCGKGFSQASHFHTHQRVHTGERPYICNICCKGFSQRSHLVYHQRVHAGGNL from the exons ATGTTTAAT TGTCGCCTCCCCAGAACGCTGCCCTTTTCCAGAAGCAAGAGGAGAACAATGACCAAGGTCCAG GAGGTGGTGACATTCAAGGAGGTGGTGACATTCAAAGATGTGGCTGTGGTCTTCACCAAGGAGGAGCTGGGGCTGCTGGACGCTGCCCAGAGAAGGCTGTACCGTGACGTGATGCTGGAGAACTTGAGGAACCTGCTCTCAGTGG GACATCAGTCCTTCAAACCAGACATGATATCCCAGTTGGAGAGGGAGGAAAAGCTTTGGATGAAGGAGATCCAAACCCAGGCAG GTGATGGGAGTCAGCGCAAGATGGAGTCTCTTTGCAAAGCAGGATTCAGGTGCCTTTCGCTGGGAGAGTTTTCATGCTGGCAGATGAAGAGGCATGTTGTAAACAAGCTCACCAGAAGTCGAGACTCCATAATGAATATCCAGGGAAAGAGTTCTCTGTTCCCCAAGCAGTGTGCGGGAGCAGAAGAATGTATTGCACTTGTAGATGACAGCAGCCTCGTGACTCTCAGAGGAGCACATTCCAATATTGAAGAAGATCAAGAACTTCTAACTGGAAGAGTTCAGAGTTCTTGGAGTAAAACTTgcctcagtgagactcagaacCATCAGACAAATTGTAGGCAGACTCACATGAAGAACAAATTATGTCTCTTTGCTCCACGTGTTGATGTTTTAAGTTGCATTTCACACCCTGGTGATAAGACAACAAGAGGAAGAGACGCAGCTCACAGCAACAGAGATTGTGGTAAAGACACCTTCAAGGCTTCCCCTCCTACCCGGTGTCACATTTACACAGGACAGAAAGCCTCCCCATGTGGCGACTGTGAAGACGCCTTCAGCAATAGCCCCAGGCTTGAACTACATCAGGAGGCGCACACAGGGAAGAAGTCCCCCACACGCAGTACCCATGAGGAGGACCCCAATTACACCTCGGGGATTCCTGTGCAACAAAATGTTCGCCCAGGAAAAAAGCGCTATTGGTGCCATGAGTGTGGCAAGGGTTTCAGTCAGAGCTCAAACCTGCAGACTCATCAGAGAGTCcatactggggagaagccctatacGTGCCCTGAGTGTGGGAAGAGCTTCAATCAGAGCTCACACCTATATGCTCACCTGCCTattcacacaggagagaagccctataGGTGTGAAAGCTGTGGGAAGGGCTTCAGCCGTAGCACGGATCTGAACATCCACTGCAGAgtgcacactggggagaagccttaCAAGTGCGAGGTGTGCGGGAAGGGCTTCACGCAGAGGTCACACCTTCAGGCCCATGAGAGAATCCACACAGGGGAGAAGCCATATAAATGTGGGGACTGTGGGAAGCGCTTCAGTTGTAGTTCGAACCTTCACACTCATCAGAGGGTGCACACTGAAGAAAGGCCCTACAAATGTGGGGAGTGTGGGAAATGCTTCAGCTTGAGCTTTAACCTTCACAGCCACCAGCGCgtccacacaggagagaaaccgtACAGATGCGAGGAGTGTGGGAAGGGCTTCAGTTCAGCCTCGAGTTTCCAGAGCCATCAGAGGGTCCACACAGGGGAAAAGCCGTTTCGATGCAGTGTGTGTGGGAAGGGCTTCAGTCAGAGCTCCTATTTTCAAGCCCATCAACGAGTTCACACCggagaaaaaccatacaaatgtGAAGTGTGTGGGAAGCGCTTCAACTGGAGCCTGAATCTCCACAACCACCAGAGAGTCCACACCGGGGAGAAGCCCTATAAGTGTGAGGCCTGCGGGAAGAGCTTCAGTCAGGCCTCCAATCTGCAAGCCCACCAGAGCGTCCACACGGGGGAAAAACCCTTCAAATGTGATGCCTGCCAGAAACGGTTCAGTCAGGCCTCCCACCTTCAGGCCCACCAGAGAGtccatactggagagaaaccctacaaaTGTGATacatgtgggaaagccttcagccaGCGGTCGAATCTTCAGGTTCATCAGATCATCCACACTGGTGAAAAGCCGTTCAAGTGTGAGGAGTGTGGGAAGGAATTCAGCTGGAGCGCAGGTCTCAGTGCACATCAGCGGGTCCACACGGGAGAGAAACCCTACACATGTCAGCAGTGTGGGAAGGGCTTCAGTCAGGCCTCGCACTTCCACACCCATCAAAGGGTCCACACTGGAGAGAGGCCCTACATCTGCAACATCTGTTGTAAGGGCTTCAGTCAGAGGTCACATCTTGTCTACCATCAGAGGGTCCACGCAGGAGGGAATTTGTAG
- the Znf235 gene encoding zinc finger protein 235 isoform X7 produces the protein MTSTSSYTYWKINVSPPQNAALFQKQEENNDQGPGHQSFKPDMISQLEREEKLWMKEIQTQAGRCSGDGSQRKMESLCKAGFRCLSLGEFSCWQMKRHVVNKLTRSRDSIMNIQGKSSLFPKQCAGAEECIALVDDSSLVTLRGAHSNIEEDQELLTGRVQSSWSKTCLSETQNHQTNCRQTHMKNKLCLFAPRVDVLSCISHPGDKTTRGRDAAHSNRDCGKDTFKASPPTRCHIYTGQKASPCGDCEDAFSNSPRLELHQEAHTGKKSPTRSTHEEDPNYTSGIPVQQNVRPGKKRYWCHECGKGFSQSSNLQTHQRVHTGEKPYTCPECGKSFNQSSHLYAHLPIHTGEKPYRCESCGKGFSRSTDLNIHCRVHTGEKPYKCEVCGKGFTQRSHLQAHERIHTGEKPYKCGDCGKRFSCSSNLHTHQRVHTEERPYKCGECGKCFSLSFNLHSHQRVHTGEKPYRCEECGKGFSSASSFQSHQRVHTGEKPFRCSVCGKGFSQSSYFQAHQRVHTGEKPYKCEVCGKRFNWSLNLHNHQRVHTGEKPYKCEACGKSFSQASNLQAHQSVHTGEKPFKCDACQKRFSQASHLQAHQRVHTGEKPYKCDTCGKAFSQRSNLQVHQIIHTGEKPFKCEECGKEFSWSAGLSAHQRVHTGEKPYTCQQCGKGFSQASHFHTHQRVHTGERPYICNICCKGFSQRSHLVYHQRVHAGGNL, from the exons ATGACATCTACAAGCAGTTATACTTACTGGAAAATCAATG TGTCGCCTCCCCAGAACGCTGCCCTTTTCCAGAAGCAAGAGGAGAACAATGACCAAGGTCCAG GACATCAGTCCTTCAAACCAGACATGATATCCCAGTTGGAGAGGGAGGAAAAGCTTTGGATGAAGGAGATCCAAACCCAGGCAGGTAGGTGCTCAG GTGATGGGAGTCAGCGCAAGATGGAGTCTCTTTGCAAAGCAGGATTCAGGTGCCTTTCGCTGGGAGAGTTTTCATGCTGGCAGATGAAGAGGCATGTTGTAAACAAGCTCACCAGAAGTCGAGACTCCATAATGAATATCCAGGGAAAGAGTTCTCTGTTCCCCAAGCAGTGTGCGGGAGCAGAAGAATGTATTGCACTTGTAGATGACAGCAGCCTCGTGACTCTCAGAGGAGCACATTCCAATATTGAAGAAGATCAAGAACTTCTAACTGGAAGAGTTCAGAGTTCTTGGAGTAAAACTTgcctcagtgagactcagaacCATCAGACAAATTGTAGGCAGACTCACATGAAGAACAAATTATGTCTCTTTGCTCCACGTGTTGATGTTTTAAGTTGCATTTCACACCCTGGTGATAAGACAACAAGAGGAAGAGACGCAGCTCACAGCAACAGAGATTGTGGTAAAGACACCTTCAAGGCTTCCCCTCCTACCCGGTGTCACATTTACACAGGACAGAAAGCCTCCCCATGTGGCGACTGTGAAGACGCCTTCAGCAATAGCCCCAGGCTTGAACTACATCAGGAGGCGCACACAGGGAAGAAGTCCCCCACACGCAGTACCCATGAGGAGGACCCCAATTACACCTCGGGGATTCCTGTGCAACAAAATGTTCGCCCAGGAAAAAAGCGCTATTGGTGCCATGAGTGTGGCAAGGGTTTCAGTCAGAGCTCAAACCTGCAGACTCATCAGAGAGTCcatactggggagaagccctatacGTGCCCTGAGTGTGGGAAGAGCTTCAATCAGAGCTCACACCTATATGCTCACCTGCCTattcacacaggagagaagccctataGGTGTGAAAGCTGTGGGAAGGGCTTCAGCCGTAGCACGGATCTGAACATCCACTGCAGAgtgcacactggggagaagccttaCAAGTGCGAGGTGTGCGGGAAGGGCTTCACGCAGAGGTCACACCTTCAGGCCCATGAGAGAATCCACACAGGGGAGAAGCCATATAAATGTGGGGACTGTGGGAAGCGCTTCAGTTGTAGTTCGAACCTTCACACTCATCAGAGGGTGCACACTGAAGAAAGGCCCTACAAATGTGGGGAGTGTGGGAAATGCTTCAGCTTGAGCTTTAACCTTCACAGCCACCAGCGCgtccacacaggagagaaaccgtACAGATGCGAGGAGTGTGGGAAGGGCTTCAGTTCAGCCTCGAGTTTCCAGAGCCATCAGAGGGTCCACACAGGGGAAAAGCCGTTTCGATGCAGTGTGTGTGGGAAGGGCTTCAGTCAGAGCTCCTATTTTCAAGCCCATCAACGAGTTCACACCggagaaaaaccatacaaatgtGAAGTGTGTGGGAAGCGCTTCAACTGGAGCCTGAATCTCCACAACCACCAGAGAGTCCACACCGGGGAGAAGCCCTATAAGTGTGAGGCCTGCGGGAAGAGCTTCAGTCAGGCCTCCAATCTGCAAGCCCACCAGAGCGTCCACACGGGGGAAAAACCCTTCAAATGTGATGCCTGCCAGAAACGGTTCAGTCAGGCCTCCCACCTTCAGGCCCACCAGAGAGtccatactggagagaaaccctacaaaTGTGATacatgtgggaaagccttcagccaGCGGTCGAATCTTCAGGTTCATCAGATCATCCACACTGGTGAAAAGCCGTTCAAGTGTGAGGAGTGTGGGAAGGAATTCAGCTGGAGCGCAGGTCTCAGTGCACATCAGCGGGTCCACACGGGAGAGAAACCCTACACATGTCAGCAGTGTGGGAAGGGCTTCAGTCAGGCCTCGCACTTCCACACCCATCAAAGGGTCCACACTGGAGAGAGGCCCTACATCTGCAACATCTGTTGTAAGGGCTTCAGTCAGAGGTCACATCTTGTCTACCATCAGAGGGTCCACGCAGGAGGGAATTTGTAG
- the Znf235 gene encoding zinc finger protein 235 isoform X1 — protein MFNCRLPRTLPFSRSKRRTMTKVQEVVTFKEVVTFKDVAVVFTKEELGLLDAAQRRLYRDVMLENLRNLLSVGHQSFKPDMISQLEREEKLWMKEIQTQAGRCSGDGSQRKMESLCKAGFRCLSLGEFSCWQMKRHVVNKLTRSRDSIMNIQGKSSLFPKQCAGAEECIALVDDSSLVTLRGAHSNIEEDQELLTGRVQSSWSKTCLSETQNHQTNCRQTHMKNKLCLFAPRVDVLSCISHPGDKTTRGRDAAHSNRDCGKDTFKASPPTRCHIYTGQKASPCGDCEDAFSNSPRLELHQEAHTGKKSPTRSTHEEDPNYTSGIPVQQNVRPGKKRYWCHECGKGFSQSSNLQTHQRVHTGEKPYTCPECGKSFNQSSHLYAHLPIHTGEKPYRCESCGKGFSRSTDLNIHCRVHTGEKPYKCEVCGKGFTQRSHLQAHERIHTGEKPYKCGDCGKRFSCSSNLHTHQRVHTEERPYKCGECGKCFSLSFNLHSHQRVHTGEKPYRCEECGKGFSSASSFQSHQRVHTGEKPFRCSVCGKGFSQSSYFQAHQRVHTGEKPYKCEVCGKRFNWSLNLHNHQRVHTGEKPYKCEACGKSFSQASNLQAHQSVHTGEKPFKCDACQKRFSQASHLQAHQRVHTGEKPYKCDTCGKAFSQRSNLQVHQIIHTGEKPFKCEECGKEFSWSAGLSAHQRVHTGEKPYTCQQCGKGFSQASHFHTHQRVHTGERPYICNICCKGFSQRSHLVYHQRVHAGGNL, from the exons ATGTTTAAT TGTCGCCTCCCCAGAACGCTGCCCTTTTCCAGAAGCAAGAGGAGAACAATGACCAAGGTCCAG GAGGTGGTGACATTCAAGGAGGTGGTGACATTCAAAGATGTGGCTGTGGTCTTCACCAAGGAGGAGCTGGGGCTGCTGGACGCTGCCCAGAGAAGGCTGTACCGTGACGTGATGCTGGAGAACTTGAGGAACCTGCTCTCAGTGG GACATCAGTCCTTCAAACCAGACATGATATCCCAGTTGGAGAGGGAGGAAAAGCTTTGGATGAAGGAGATCCAAACCCAGGCAGGTAGGTGCTCAG GTGATGGGAGTCAGCGCAAGATGGAGTCTCTTTGCAAAGCAGGATTCAGGTGCCTTTCGCTGGGAGAGTTTTCATGCTGGCAGATGAAGAGGCATGTTGTAAACAAGCTCACCAGAAGTCGAGACTCCATAATGAATATCCAGGGAAAGAGTTCTCTGTTCCCCAAGCAGTGTGCGGGAGCAGAAGAATGTATTGCACTTGTAGATGACAGCAGCCTCGTGACTCTCAGAGGAGCACATTCCAATATTGAAGAAGATCAAGAACTTCTAACTGGAAGAGTTCAGAGTTCTTGGAGTAAAACTTgcctcagtgagactcagaacCATCAGACAAATTGTAGGCAGACTCACATGAAGAACAAATTATGTCTCTTTGCTCCACGTGTTGATGTTTTAAGTTGCATTTCACACCCTGGTGATAAGACAACAAGAGGAAGAGACGCAGCTCACAGCAACAGAGATTGTGGTAAAGACACCTTCAAGGCTTCCCCTCCTACCCGGTGTCACATTTACACAGGACAGAAAGCCTCCCCATGTGGCGACTGTGAAGACGCCTTCAGCAATAGCCCCAGGCTTGAACTACATCAGGAGGCGCACACAGGGAAGAAGTCCCCCACACGCAGTACCCATGAGGAGGACCCCAATTACACCTCGGGGATTCCTGTGCAACAAAATGTTCGCCCAGGAAAAAAGCGCTATTGGTGCCATGAGTGTGGCAAGGGTTTCAGTCAGAGCTCAAACCTGCAGACTCATCAGAGAGTCcatactggggagaagccctatacGTGCCCTGAGTGTGGGAAGAGCTTCAATCAGAGCTCACACCTATATGCTCACCTGCCTattcacacaggagagaagccctataGGTGTGAAAGCTGTGGGAAGGGCTTCAGCCGTAGCACGGATCTGAACATCCACTGCAGAgtgcacactggggagaagccttaCAAGTGCGAGGTGTGCGGGAAGGGCTTCACGCAGAGGTCACACCTTCAGGCCCATGAGAGAATCCACACAGGGGAGAAGCCATATAAATGTGGGGACTGTGGGAAGCGCTTCAGTTGTAGTTCGAACCTTCACACTCATCAGAGGGTGCACACTGAAGAAAGGCCCTACAAATGTGGGGAGTGTGGGAAATGCTTCAGCTTGAGCTTTAACCTTCACAGCCACCAGCGCgtccacacaggagagaaaccgtACAGATGCGAGGAGTGTGGGAAGGGCTTCAGTTCAGCCTCGAGTTTCCAGAGCCATCAGAGGGTCCACACAGGGGAAAAGCCGTTTCGATGCAGTGTGTGTGGGAAGGGCTTCAGTCAGAGCTCCTATTTTCAAGCCCATCAACGAGTTCACACCggagaaaaaccatacaaatgtGAAGTGTGTGGGAAGCGCTTCAACTGGAGCCTGAATCTCCACAACCACCAGAGAGTCCACACCGGGGAGAAGCCCTATAAGTGTGAGGCCTGCGGGAAGAGCTTCAGTCAGGCCTCCAATCTGCAAGCCCACCAGAGCGTCCACACGGGGGAAAAACCCTTCAAATGTGATGCCTGCCAGAAACGGTTCAGTCAGGCCTCCCACCTTCAGGCCCACCAGAGAGtccatactggagagaaaccctacaaaTGTGATacatgtgggaaagccttcagccaGCGGTCGAATCTTCAGGTTCATCAGATCATCCACACTGGTGAAAAGCCGTTCAAGTGTGAGGAGTGTGGGAAGGAATTCAGCTGGAGCGCAGGTCTCAGTGCACATCAGCGGGTCCACACGGGAGAGAAACCCTACACATGTCAGCAGTGTGGGAAGGGCTTCAGTCAGGCCTCGCACTTCCACACCCATCAAAGGGTCCACACTGGAGAGAGGCCCTACATCTGCAACATCTGTTGTAAGGGCTTCAGTCAGAGGTCACATCTTGTCTACCATCAGAGGGTCCACGCAGGAGGGAATTTGTAG